The following proteins are encoded in a genomic region of Methylococcales bacterium:
- the rfbC gene encoding dTDP-4-dehydrorhamnose 3,5-epimerase, with translation MKFIPQTISDVILCQPKVHGDTRGYFVETFRQDLFEKALGYSVDFVQDNESKSSKGVLRGLHFQLAPYAQSKLVRVIEGEVLDVAVDIRQGSPTFGQHVTARLSAENKHQLFVPRGFAHGFVVLTETAIFAYKVDNYYSPACDRGLAFDDESINIDWLLAPDALQLSEKDKKQPSLSESPEFFNASINYYA, from the coding sequence ATGAAGTTTATTCCACAAACTATTTCAGATGTCATTCTGTGTCAGCCCAAAGTTCATGGTGATACGCGCGGCTATTTTGTTGAAACCTTTCGACAGGATTTATTTGAAAAAGCATTGGGTTATTCCGTTGATTTTGTTCAAGACAACGAATCCAAATCCTCTAAAGGGGTTTTACGCGGGTTACATTTTCAACTGGCTCCTTATGCGCAATCAAAATTAGTGCGGGTCATTGAAGGTGAAGTCTTAGATGTTGCCGTGGATATTCGCCAAGGGAGTCCCACTTTTGGGCAACACGTTACCGCCCGATTGAGTGCTGAAAATAAACATCAATTATTTGTTCCACGCGGTTTTGCACACGGCTTTGTCGTTTTAACCGAAACCGCTATTTTTGCCTATAAAGTCGATAATTATTACTCGCCTGCCTGTGATCGTGGATTAGCCTTTGATGATGAATCCATTAATATTGATTGGCTCTTAGCTCCCGACGCGCTACAGCTTTCTGAAAAAGATAAAAAACAACCGAGCTTATCCGAAAGCCCTGAATTCTTTAACGCCTCAATCAATTACTACGCTTAA
- a CDS encoding PhzF family phenazine biosynthesis protein: MNYNYYIADIFTKEVFGGAQIAVFPNADGLTDEAMQLIAKEFNLSETVFVTHPEAEGNTRRMRIFSPLEEKDFAGHPIIATAYVLGTCGDVKLKETITPILFQQNLGDIEANVTSESGKPVFVQFSRQSSSIIDRFTPNDDELVSFLGLDQSELDHKKYSPRLVSCGFPYLIVPVWNYDSVRHAKFSYSAWSQSIAPQTAASEILLFAPKSPFNDADFNVRLLGPNIGIHDDPPVGTAMPAFAAYLCSFDITQKGTHVFAVDRGDEETRRSVLNLEMDNKGKELLTLRTGGTAVMFAEGKIMV; this comes from the coding sequence ATGAATTATAATTACTATATTGCTGATATTTTTACTAAAGAAGTTTTTGGTGGTGCACAAATTGCTGTTTTCCCTAATGCCGATGGCTTGACTGATGAAGCTATGCAGTTGATTGCCAAAGAATTTAATCTTTCGGAAACAGTGTTTGTCACTCACCCAGAAGCTGAAGGAAATACTCGCCGAATGCGTATTTTTTCGCCATTAGAAGAAAAAGACTTCGCGGGACACCCTATTATTGCTACGGCTTACGTTTTAGGCACTTGCGGTGATGTTAAATTAAAAGAAACCATTACGCCGATTTTATTTCAACAAAATCTAGGTGATATTGAAGCGAATGTCACCAGCGAATCGGGTAAACCTGTTTTTGTACAATTTAGTCGTCAAAGCAGTTCTATTATTGATCGTTTTACGCCTAATGATGATGAGTTAGTCAGCTTTTTAGGTTTAGATCAATCGGAATTAGATCATAAAAAATACAGTCCGCGTTTAGTTTCTTGTGGGTTTCCGTATTTAATTGTGCCTGTATGGAATTATGACAGTGTACGCCATGCTAAATTTAGTTATAGCGCGTGGAGTCAATCTATAGCCCCCCAAACGGCGGCTTCTGAAATTTTATTATTTGCACCCAAATCACCGTTTAATGATGCCGATTTTAACGTGCGTTTATTAGGACCTAATATTGGCATTCATGATGATCCGCCTGTAGGAACGGCAATGCCAGCGTTTGCGGCGTATTTATGTTCATTTGATATTACTCAAAAAGGGACACATGTTTTTGCAGTAGATAGAGGTGATGAAGAAACGCGTCGTAGTGTGTTGAATTTAGAAATGGATAATAAAGGAAAAGAGCTGTTGACGCTTAGGACTGGTGGCACGGCAGTTATGTTTGCGGAAGGTAAGATTATGGTTTAA
- a CDS encoding glycosyltransferase family 9 protein: protein MKPPLFLKHKPQRILVISLRFLGDTLLITPLLNSLKKAYPEAEIDVLTYGYNALILEGNPAISQCIFSPKKPTLHDYNVLLKQIYRRYDLAMTTQTGDRLTLYAVLAAKTRIGFIPKPTEKRRFKRYFFQRWLTFDETKTHTVLELLRLCQLLAIKPVYELTPPSTTQPLEISRMGITSAYVVIHVLPQWRYKQWTEAGWIAVAHHLKQQGLQVLLSGSPVVEEVHYLMQLQKQFPTNTINLAGKVSLAHLAMIIEGAQLFIGPDTGITHLAAATKVKTIALLGPSDPVKWSPWPNDYHSTTPPFKTRGCQQVNNIYIIQGQEACVPCYSEGCERHQNSYSLCLDSIRADQVIKTIDRALNKPD, encoded by the coding sequence ATGAAGCCACCTCTTTTTTTGAAACATAAGCCGCAACGTATTTTAGTCATTAGTTTACGTTTTTTAGGAGATACGTTATTAATCACCCCGTTACTTAATTCATTAAAAAAAGCCTACCCTGAGGCTGAAATTGATGTGCTTACTTACGGGTATAACGCCCTAATTTTGGAAGGGAATCCTGCTATTTCTCAGTGTATTTTTAGTCCGAAAAAGCCAACGCTACACGATTACAATGTTTTATTGAAACAAATATATCGACGTTATGATTTAGCGATGACGACTCAAACGGGGGATAGACTGACTTTATATGCGGTTTTAGCGGCTAAAACGCGGATTGGATTTATCCCTAAACCCACAGAAAAAAGACGATTTAAACGTTATTTTTTTCAACGATGGTTAACGTTTGATGAAACGAAAACCCATACGGTTTTAGAATTATTACGGTTATGTCAATTATTAGCCATTAAGCCTGTTTATGAATTAACGCCGCCGTCTACAACGCAACCCTTGGAAATATCACGGATGGGGATTACGTCAGCGTATGTAGTTATACACGTTTTACCGCAATGGCGTTATAAGCAATGGACGGAAGCGGGGTGGATTGCGGTTGCCCATCATTTAAAACAGCAAGGGTTACAAGTCTTATTATCAGGGAGTCCTGTTGTGGAAGAGGTTCATTATTTAATGCAGCTTCAAAAACAGTTTCCGACGAATACGATTAATTTAGCGGGAAAAGTATCGTTAGCACATTTGGCGATGATTATTGAAGGGGCTCAATTATTTATAGGCCCTGATACGGGAATTACACATCTAGCTGCGGCAACTAAGGTTAAAACGATCGCCTTATTAGGGCCGAGTGACCCAGTTAAATGGTCGCCTTGGCCTAACGATTATCATTCGACTACTCCACCGTTTAAAACACGCGGTTGTCAGCAGGTTAATAATATTTATATTATTCAAGGTCAAGAAGCCTGTGTTCCGTGTTATTCAGAAGGCTGTGAGCGTCATCAAAATAGTTATAGTCTGTGTTTGGATTCAATCCGTGCCGATCAGGTTATAAAAACAATTGATCGTGCTTTGAATAAGCCTGATTAG
- the rfbB gene encoding dTDP-glucose 4,6-dehydratase, with protein MTASKTILVTGGAGFIGSAVIRELINNHSHHVLNVDKLTYAGNLETLKSIDHSDRYQFEQVDICDSVAMERVITNCQPDVIMHLAAESHVDRSISGPSEFIQTNIVGTYTLLEQARNYWSQLEADKKANFRFHHISTDEVYGDLPHPDEQENSDEQPLPLFKETTAYAPSSPYSASKASSDHLVRAWHRTYGLPIVITNCSNNYGSYQFPEKLIPLMILNALAGKPLPVYGKGRQIRDWLYVDDHARALILVATEGKIGETYNIGGHNEMQNIEVVNLLCELLEELAPNKPETITHYRDLITYVTDRSGHDVRYAIDASKIHQQLNWLPKESFETGIRKTVEWYLAAYQH; from the coding sequence ATGACAGCGAGCAAAACTATTTTAGTGACAGGGGGAGCTGGATTTATTGGCTCGGCGGTCATTCGGGAACTTATTAACAACCATTCACATCACGTTCTTAATGTTGACAAACTCACCTATGCAGGTAATTTAGAGACCTTAAAATCCATTGACCACAGTGATCGCTATCAGTTTGAACAGGTGGATATTTGTGACAGTGTAGCAATGGAACGGGTTATAACAAACTGTCAACCGGACGTGATTATGCACCTTGCGGCAGAATCTCATGTTGACCGCTCTATTTCAGGGCCTTCTGAGTTTATTCAAACCAATATTGTCGGAACGTATACCTTACTTGAACAAGCCCGAAATTATTGGTCACAACTGGAGGCCGATAAAAAAGCCAATTTTCGATTTCATCATATTTCAACCGATGAGGTGTATGGGGATTTACCTCATCCAGACGAGCAAGAAAATTCAGATGAACAGCCTTTACCGTTATTTAAAGAAACCACGGCTTACGCTCCGAGTTCACCTTATTCAGCCTCAAAAGCGAGTTCCGATCATTTAGTCAGAGCATGGCACCGAACTTATGGTTTACCCATTGTCATCACCAATTGTTCAAATAATTACGGATCATACCAATTCCCTGAAAAATTAATTCCCTTAATGATTCTTAACGCCCTTGCGGGTAAACCCTTGCCTGTTTATGGAAAAGGGCGGCAAATTCGAGATTGGCTGTATGTTGACGATCACGCACGGGCTTTAATTTTAGTCGCAACGGAAGGAAAAATAGGCGAAACCTATAATATTGGTGGGCATAATGAAATGCAAAACATAGAAGTGGTAAACCTACTTTGTGAACTACTGGAAGAACTTGCGCCGAATAAACCTGAGACTATTACCCACTATCGTGATTTAATTACTTATGTCACCGATCGTTCAGGGCATGATGTTCGTTATGCGATTGATGCCAGTAAAATTCATCAGCAATTAAACTGGTTACCTAAAGAAAGTTTTGAAACAGGGATTAGGAAAACAGTTGAATGGTATTTAGCCGCCTATCAACACTAA
- the rfbA gene encoding glucose-1-phosphate thymidylyltransferase RfbA has translation MKGIILAGGSGTRLYPITKGVSKQLVPLYNKPMLYYPLSVLMLAGIREVLIITTPEDQASFQRLLADGSDLGMKFDYVAQPSPDGLAQAFLLGEDFIGDDDVCLILGDNVFYGHNLVELLNQAVINAKEDQKSTVFGYRVSTPEDYGVAEFDDKGNVVSLEEKPIEPKSNYAVTGLYFYPNDVVKKAKEVKPSARGELEITTVNQMYLDEQRLKLNIMGRGMAWLDTGTHESLLEASVFIETIEKRQGMKIACLEEIAYEKGYIDKAQLLTLAEPLRKNQYGQYLLQIAEEGQS, from the coding sequence ATGAAAGGAATTATTCTTGCAGGCGGTTCAGGTACACGCTTATACCCCATAACGAAAGGGGTCTCTAAACAACTGGTGCCTTTGTATAATAAACCGATGCTTTATTATCCATTGTCGGTCTTAATGCTTGCAGGTATTCGTGAGGTATTAATTATTACAACCCCCGAAGATCAGGCCAGTTTTCAACGGTTGCTTGCCGATGGTTCTGATTTAGGCATGAAATTTGATTATGTCGCTCAACCCTCCCCTGATGGCCTTGCCCAAGCTTTTCTGTTAGGTGAAGATTTTATAGGTGATGACGATGTTTGCTTAATTTTAGGCGATAATGTTTTTTATGGGCATAATTTAGTCGAATTACTCAATCAAGCGGTGATTAATGCAAAAGAAGATCAAAAATCAACCGTATTTGGTTATCGGGTTTCCACGCCCGAAGATTACGGCGTTGCCGAATTTGATGATAAAGGCAATGTGGTCAGTTTAGAAGAAAAACCCATCGAGCCTAAAAGTAATTATGCGGTCACAGGGCTTTATTTTTACCCGAATGATGTTGTTAAAAAAGCGAAAGAAGTTAAACCATCAGCACGGGGTGAACTGGAAATTACCACTGTCAATCAAATGTATTTAGATGAGCAACGACTTAAATTAAATATTATGGGCCGTGGAATGGCGTGGCTTGATACGGGAACGCATGAAAGTTTATTGGAAGCATCGGTTTTTATTGAAACCATTGAAAAACGCCAAGGAATGAAAATTGCCTGTTTAGAAGAAATTGCCTATGAAAAAGGCTATATTGATAAAGCCCAATTGTTAACCTTAGCCGAACCTTTACGAAAAAATCAATATGGGCAATACTTATTACAAATAGCCGAAGAGGGGCAATCATGA
- the rfbD gene encoding dTDP-4-dehydrorhamnose reductase: protein MSSKKTILVTGANGQLGQSIQAIQTDYEDYDLTFVTRNECNLSSTDSIQHFFSHHHFDVIINCAAYTAVDKAESEPELATLINATAVEQLAQIAKQQQTILIHISTDYVFKGENFAPYQETEVTCPQSVYGDSKLKGEQAIQAINPQGLIIRTSWVYSEYGANFVKTMLRLGRERESLGVIFDQIGTPTYATDLARAILAIVSNPKLEKQSTSLGIYHYSNEGVCSWYDFAKAIFELSAIDCQLNPIETKDYPTPAKRPHYSLLNKAKIKQTFDLTLPYWKDSLQHCLQTLNN, encoded by the coding sequence ATGTCTTCAAAAAAAACGATTTTAGTAACGGGTGCAAACGGACAGCTTGGACAATCCATTCAAGCGATTCAAACGGATTACGAGGATTATGATCTAACCTTTGTCACTCGAAATGAATGTAATCTATCGTCCACCGATTCTATTCAACATTTTTTTTCACACCATCATTTTGATGTCATTATCAATTGCGCGGCTTATACAGCGGTCGATAAAGCGGAATCAGAACCTGAATTAGCCACCTTAATTAATGCCACAGCGGTTGAACAATTAGCCCAAATAGCGAAACAACAGCAGACGATTTTGATTCATATCAGTACGGATTATGTCTTTAAAGGTGAAAATTTTGCGCCTTATCAAGAAACCGAGGTAACCTGTCCGCAAAGTGTCTATGGCGACAGTAAACTAAAAGGGGAGCAAGCCATTCAAGCGATTAACCCCCAAGGGTTGATTATTCGTACCAGCTGGGTTTATTCTGAATATGGGGCTAATTTTGTTAAAACCATGTTACGACTCGGACGTGAACGAGAATCACTGGGGGTTATTTTTGACCAAATCGGCACTCCAACTTATGCCACCGATTTAGCACGGGCTATTTTAGCGATTGTCTCGAATCCTAAGCTAGAAAAACAATCAACCTCACTGGGCATTTATCACTACAGTAATGAAGGGGTCTGTAGTTGGTATGATTTTGCCAAGGCTATTTTTGAATTAAGTGCGATAGACTGTCAGCTTAATCCGATTGAAACAAAAGACTACCCCACCCCCGCTAAACGGCCTCATTACAGCTTACTTAATAAAGCAAAAATAAAACAAACGTTTGATTTAACCCTTCCTTATTGGAAAGATTCCTTACAACACTGTTTACAGACTCTAAATAATTAA
- the nirD gene encoding nitrite reductase small subunit NirD, translating into MSQWIDVGSVDDLQADSGVCALVENTQVAIFYMPKENGLYAINNYDPFSKIQVLSRGLIGDIKGIPMVSSPIYKQHFNLQTGQCFEDKTVCINTYAVRNKNGRIEVSLTE; encoded by the coding sequence ATGTCTCAATGGATAGATGTAGGCAGCGTGGATGATCTCCAAGCTGATTCTGGCGTGTGTGCGTTAGTGGAAAACACGCAAGTTGCGATTTTTTATATGCCGAAAGAAAATGGCCTCTATGCGATTAATAACTACGACCCTTTTAGTAAAATTCAGGTCTTATCACGGGGCTTAATCGGTGATATTAAAGGAATCCCGATGGTTTCCTCTCCAATTTATAAACAACATTTTAATCTTCAAACGGGACAGTGTTTTGAAGATAAAACTGTTTGTATTAATACTTATGCGGTAAGAAATAAAAATGGGCGTATTGAAGTGAGTCTTACGGAATAA
- a CDS encoding nitrate reductase encodes MLFGRNKKNPIKITDKGIVKWSYSTCNYCSTGCAIEIGINKEGDPVGARGVASADVNRGKLCTKGIFEHEIFNSAGRGTTPLIRDRIHDDYQETSWDSALGKMADEIKRIQEKYGRDSFAIVSTGQILTEGFYTLGKLARGVIGTNNYDGNTTLCMASAVSGYKRSFGSDGPPGCYEDFEHTDCLLAWGSNLPEQHPIIYWRFKEAQEKRGFPLIVIDPRVTMFAQAADIHLPITSGTDVVLMNALMYVILDEGLEDQAYIKANTTGFDELAAEVQNYDPVSAAKICGIDEDTIRVVARLYAKAGAAMNIWCMGINQSTHGSDGVVGLNNLSLLTGNIGKKGGTSLSITGQCNAMGTREWSSCSGLPGYRLLENPDDREEIGNYWGVDPEFFPKKRGMTQTDIFPAIETGKIKGLWLVGTNPMTSMANTARIRKTLEKLECCIVQDSYLDVETTEYAHIFLPAAIWAEKEGVFTNTERRVNIIRKIKEPYANTKTDLHIFNALAQQFEQGRKMTFPDNFHEVFAEMCELSKGRLVDISGMTHDLIEQHQGIQWPYTEAQAKRGETPVKGGLRLYTEDATFRFAEGKAKLIPLPFIDNNEKPDEQFPFWLNSGRLVEHFHSRTRTGKIANNNKFSPTPFMEMNPDAAIELGIKHQSYVRVISKRGDAIVMVMLTQRIARNMVFIPFHFFNCVNRLTLGLLDPHSRQPAFKQSAVNIELIDQKQAAILNKEARTY; translated from the coding sequence ATGCTATTTGGTCGAAACAAAAAAAATCCCATTAAAATTACTGACAAAGGCATTGTCAAATGGTCGTATTCCACTTGTAATTATTGCTCGACAGGCTGTGCGATAGAAATTGGAATCAATAAAGAAGGCGACCCTGTCGGTGCGCGAGGCGTTGCGAGCGCGGATGTTAATCGCGGCAAACTCTGTACCAAAGGTATTTTTGAACATGAAATTTTTAATTCCGCAGGCCGTGGAACAACGCCTTTAATTCGTGATCGTATTCATGATGATTATCAAGAAACCAGTTGGGATTCGGCACTCGGTAAAATGGCGGATGAAATCAAGCGTATCCAAGAAAAATACGGGCGTGATTCGTTTGCGATTGTTTCAACAGGACAAATTTTAACCGAAGGCTTTTATACGTTAGGGAAATTAGCACGCGGCGTAATTGGCACAAATAATTATGATGGCAATACCACGCTGTGCATGGCCTCAGCAGTTTCAGGGTATAAACGCTCTTTTGGTTCCGATGGCCCACCAGGGTGTTATGAAGATTTTGAACATACGGATTGCTTATTAGCATGGGGCTCGAATTTACCTGAACAACATCCAATTATTTATTGGCGATTTAAAGAAGCCCAAGAAAAACGCGGTTTCCCATTAATTGTGATTGATCCTAGAGTCACCATGTTTGCCCAAGCAGCGGATATTCATTTACCAATCACATCAGGGACGGATGTGGTATTAATGAATGCGTTAATGTATGTGATTTTAGATGAAGGCTTGGAGGATCAAGCTTACATTAAAGCCAATACCACTGGTTTTGATGAACTCGCTGCCGAAGTACAAAATTATGACCCCGTGAGTGCGGCTAAAATTTGTGGGATTGATGAAGATACCATTCGCGTTGTGGCACGTCTCTATGCCAAAGCGGGGGCAGCGATGAATATCTGGTGCATGGGAATTAACCAAAGTACGCATGGTTCAGATGGGGTGGTGGGTTTAAATAATCTTAGTTTATTAACAGGAAATATTGGTAAAAAAGGCGGCACCAGTTTATCCATTACGGGACAGTGTAATGCGATGGGAACACGAGAATGGTCTTCATGTTCGGGATTACCTGGCTATCGGTTATTAGAAAATCCCGATGATCGCGAAGAAATAGGTAATTATTGGGGGGTTGATCCTGAATTTTTTCCTAAAAAACGCGGCATGACGCAGACCGATATTTTCCCTGCGATTGAAACAGGAAAAATTAAAGGCTTATGGTTAGTTGGAACTAACCCCATGACCTCAATGGCGAATACCGCTCGAATTCGTAAAACCTTAGAAAAACTTGAATGCTGTATTGTGCAAGATTCTTATTTGGATGTTGAAACCACAGAGTATGCACATATTTTTTTACCCGCGGCGATTTGGGCAGAAAAAGAAGGCGTGTTCACCAATACCGAACGACGGGTTAATATTATTCGTAAAATTAAAGAACCTTATGCGAATACTAAAACCGATTTACATATTTTCAACGCCTTAGCTCAACAGTTTGAACAAGGTCGAAAAATGACTTTTCCTGATAATTTCCATGAAGTATTTGCTGAAATGTGTGAATTATCCAAAGGGCGATTGGTTGATATTTCAGGGATGACGCATGATTTAATTGAGCAACATCAAGGGATTCAATGGCCGTATACCGAAGCTCAAGCGAAAAGAGGTGAAACTCCTGTTAAAGGTGGCTTACGATTATATACCGAGGATGCAACGTTTCGATTTGCGGAGGGTAAAGCTAAATTAATTCCATTACCCTTTATTGATAATAATGAAAAACCTGATGAACAATTTCCTTTTTGGTTAAATTCTGGGCGATTAGTGGAGCATTTTCACTCTCGTACCCGTACTGGAAAAATTGCCAATAATAATAAATTTAGTCCTACCCCGTTTATGGAAATGAATCCTGATGCGGCGATAGAATTAGGGATTAAACATCAATCCTATGTTCGAGTGATTTCAAAACGAGGTGATGCCATTGTGATGGTGATGCTAACCCAACGAATTGCCCGCAATATGGTTTTTATTCCGTTTCACTTTTTTAATTGTGTTAATCGTTTAACCCTCGGATTATTAGACCCACATTCACGTCAACCTGCCTTTAAACAATCCGCAGTTAACATCGAACTCATAGACCAAAAACAAGCGGCGATTCTGAATAAAGAAGCACGTACCTATTAA
- a CDS encoding DmsC/YnfH family molybdoenzyme membrane anchor subunit → MFEVRPDEPKYAFLEKLESQTKNHYGKNIELTSDVSELRNESLLINGDEAIGDNPNRYKQHGFYLNVDNCIGCHACESACSEKNDVPAHLAFRSVGFIEGGSFPNYQRINLSMACNHCDDPVCLTGCPTRAYTKFAEYGAVLQDPDICFGCGYCTWVCPYNAPQLDPVKGEVSKCNMCVDRLEVGLKPACVAACLGNALDFGVVEDIPENREQAKAAIPGFPTPEITHPNIRFQQTKATQQEMTRTDSMPIKYHKDSPQSEFKAVVDEKQGHEKFWNFKTLLTSHESAHVIFTLCIQATIGVLLMLILGDIFAIEALSLLTEKALLLPVLWVTIVISTIGLYKLNMHLGKPHRFYRGFNNLRLSPVSREIAGVSMFYTGLLGYGLFALFDNAFMGFIATSFALLGGLSGLIGLFYMYKLYRIPARPFWDHYQTATAFVGSMLSFGALIIAVVTTIVLPLRVDAILLLQSLATIMAIGLSLEGIGHIFHARDMKTRNNEGAASYYRQVTQYGKSYLLRNGLLGINLLASILMIYVESALAFIILGGLLTVSMLVMGAFGRSLFFVLVIPTTMPGAFFWKNDGFVDHARETGLADMPQTGVVYERHHAFKVDEFIQTLKGNSFKDMLEHVKWIFGRQ, encoded by the coding sequence ATGTTTGAAGTCCGTCCCGATGAACCCAAATACGCTTTTTTAGAAAAATTGGAGAGCCAAACTAAAAACCATTACGGTAAAAATATAGAATTAACCTCAGATGTTAGTGAATTACGCAATGAAAGTTTATTAATTAATGGGGATGAGGCTATTGGTGATAATCCTAATCGTTATAAGCAACATGGTTTCTATTTAAATGTCGATAATTGTATTGGTTGTCATGCTTGTGAATCGGCTTGCAGTGAAAAAAATGATGTTCCCGCGCATTTAGCTTTTCGGTCGGTCGGTTTTATTGAAGGCGGAAGTTTCCCGAATTATCAACGAATTAATCTTTCGATGGCCTGTAATCATTGTGATGATCCCGTGTGTTTAACAGGCTGTCCCACTCGTGCTTATACTAAATTTGCCGAATATGGGGCAGTGTTACAAGATCCTGATATTTGTTTTGGCTGTGGTTATTGTACATGGGTTTGTCCTTATAATGCGCCGCAACTTGATCCCGTAAAAGGTGAAGTCAGCAAATGTAATATGTGTGTGGATCGTTTGGAAGTGGGCTTAAAACCCGCCTGTGTTGCGGCTTGTTTAGGTAACGCGCTGGATTTTGGGGTTGTTGAAGATATTCCTGAAAATCGTGAACAAGCAAAAGCGGCCATTCCAGGTTTTCCAACCCCTGAAATTACCCATCCTAATATTCGCTTTCAACAAACAAAAGCCACGCAACAGGAAATGACGCGTACCGATTCGATGCCGATTAAATATCATAAAGATAGTCCGCAAAGTGAATTTAAAGCGGTTGTCGATGAAAAGCAAGGGCATGAAAAATTTTGGAATTTTAAAACATTATTAACCAGTCATGAGTCCGCACATGTAATTTTCACCTTGTGTATCCAAGCGACTATTGGGGTATTATTGATGTTGATTTTAGGCGATATTTTTGCGATTGAAGCCTTAAGTTTATTAACTGAAAAAGCTTTATTATTGCCCGTGTTGTGGGTAACAATTGTGATTTCTACAATAGGTTTATATAAACTCAATATGCACTTAGGTAAACCGCATCGGTTTTATCGCGGCTTTAATAATTTACGTTTATCACCTGTGAGTCGGGAAATTGCAGGGGTATCGATGTTTTATACTGGCTTACTAGGTTATGGATTGTTTGCATTATTTGATAATGCCTTTATGGGTTTTATTGCCACGAGTTTTGCTTTATTAGGGGGGTTAAGTGGCCTCATTGGTTTATTTTACATGTATAAACTGTATCGAATTCCTGCGCGTCCTTTTTGGGATCATTATCAAACGGCGACGGCATTTGTGGGTTCAATGCTTAGTTTTGGCGCGTTAATTATTGCGGTGGTGACTACCATTGTCCTACCCTTGAGAGTTGATGCTATTCTGTTATTACAATCCTTAGCGACTATCATGGCAATCGGTTTAAGTTTAGAGGGCATTGGGCATATTTTTCATGCTCGTGATATGAAAACGAGAAACAATGAAGGTGCGGCCTCCTATTATCGTCAAGTCACCCAATATGGAAAATCATATTTATTACGAAATGGTTTATTAGGGATTAATTTATTAGCGTCTATCTTGATGATCTATGTGGAATCTGCGCTGGCATTTATTATCCTTGGTGGATTATTAACGGTCTCCATGTTAGTCATGGGTGCATTTGGGCGTTCATTATTTTTTGTATTGGTCATTCCAACCACCATGCCAGGTGCCTTTTTCTGGAAAAATGATGGCTTTGTCGATCATGCTAGAGAAACGGGATTAGCCGATATGCCACAAACAGGCGTTGTTTATGAAAGACATCATGCGTTTAAGGTTGATGAGTTTATTCAAACCTTAAAAGGAAATTCCTTTAAAGATATGCTTGAACATGTAAAGTGGATTTTTGGTCGTCAATAA